The Rhipicephalus sanguineus isolate Rsan-2018 chromosome 4, BIME_Rsan_1.4, whole genome shotgun sequence DNA window TAAAACACTGTGTGCGATTAAGCGAGAAATGGTAGGCGTAACAATAAAAGTTCGGAACACGGCAGAATGGCCAGTGAACAAGCAGGGCTGGCCGATATTCCAGCTGACATTAAACGAAAGAACAAGAGAATGgctttgtgggctagttggtaatgcatCTTGGAGACGTTACAGCGCACCCAGACGGGGACAAAGGAAGAAGACACAAAGTCATAGCGCTCACACAACACAAGATTCAGTGCTGTGCCTTCTGCCTTTGTCGCCGTGTCTGTGCGCTGTAACGGTTCTAAACGAAATAAATGGACCTGGACCGACCCGAATGTGCATTACAGGAAACCGGTGGTTCATTAGAGCAACGGAATGGATACCAGGGATGAGAAACACAGCCAAAGACGGCAGCGAGATACGTGAACTAACGAAATTTCGAAGTGAGCAGGGATTGAAAGAAATCAGCTCGCATGCGACAGAGTAAACTAGAGGTGATAAGGAGCGAGAGAGAGTGTGTGATACACGAAGCATCACTTAGACAAAGTGTTCGGGTACGTACGTCCCAGGGGCCCTCACGACCCCACTGAGCTATATGTTCATGAGTTCATCACGTAGGCTGTCCGGTAAGTTGGGATCCTCCGCCTGGCCCGGTCCGTCGACCGCAGCAGGGTCTCGCATTTCTCCCTAATGGTCAGAAGCTCCAGGTCCCCCGGGGGAGGGTCTGCCAGGCATTCACACAGACCCACATAAGAGAATGTGGGTGAGGGTAGCATTGGAGTAAATGCGTTGAACACAGGACGGGGTGTGCGCTCCCGTGTGGATGCGGGAAAGAAAACAGGGATAGCGAAGGGTCTGAAGGCGGCGCCATAAACCTTGTGAAAATTGTCAAGGGATAGGTGGGGTGGTGGGGTATAGCTGGCGCTCGACGCGATATGCCGGGGTCATCTCGTGGAACGAGGGCGTGCGCTCCCTGGAGAAGCTCGACTCTGATTCCATCACCACCCGGTTGATCATACCTCGGGCGTGGTGAAAGGTGGATTCCCAGAGCGCGCTGGCACTCATATCAGCTCAACATGGCGGACCGGATTTTCGGTGGGTGAGCTGAAAATGCGGAAAGCGGTCTCGTGAGCTTGTCCTCGCGCGAAATTTAGGAGTAAGATTTTCGAGCCGGTAAGGGCGTACCGGACATCAGTGTGTGTGAGGGATCGCCGCTTCGCCCGAGGATTCCAGGATGGATGCATGAGAAAGGTGGAGAGTAGGGTTGGGTTGGAGTGTGCGATTGCAACTACCACGCCTTCGCCCGTGAAAGTTGCATCCATCCATACAGCCTCCGCTTCGGAACCGTAGTATTTGTGGAGAGCTTTTGCCCGGGCTTTGTGGCGGGACGAATGATACGTGGCGTGGGTGTTCCTGGGAGCGGTTTCGCTATGAGCTGTGTGTGTATGGGGGGCTGGCAGAAGTGTGGGGTCGGCTGCTGATATTTGCATTTTGAGGGTGTCAAGTGTGTAACGTCGCTTGACAGACTGACCTAGGCGAGTGCATTGTGCTGCTCTGTGGGCCTCTATGAGTTCGTGTGTGGCGTATAGAGCCCAAGCTTCAGAAGTTTAGTGGTTATCTCTTCGTCCTGCAATTAACGTATAAATAGGCTGATAAGGACGAATTATGTAATGTTGTTACTTGAATGATAATCGGTACGTGCCCCGATATTTCTATCCGTGGTAGTCATTCAGCAAGTCACTCATCAACTTTGTAAACAGAACGGTCGTTGGTGGGTTGACATGACTCCCCATTAGTCACTTCCGTGTCGGGCTACACCGTACCTGCGCAATTAAATTTTATCGGATCTGCACTCTAAACTGAAATACGTTTGAATATCATTAGGGCTGCATATAGCTGCTCACTTTCCACGCATCCGGACTCCTAGATGCGTGGGTATTTTTTGTGAACTTTAATACTgaatagaatattttttccaCGATTTCCCAGAATTTAATGCGTAGCCTCTTTTAAGTGTATTAGTATGGGCGAGCAGACAGCAATTCATGATAAAATTTACTTTCGCACATTGAAAACGCGACGGAAAGAAGTTCTAGATTGGGCACAAATAGTCTTCTAATCATCTGTGTCTGATTAAGTTTTCCCAGCCGAACTGAATCTGCTTTTGAATGAACACTGCAGCCATCTTATGCAGACAATTGTGTCACGCAATTCACAGCCTGATATGCCAGACAAAATAGGTGTGCAAGTGAACTTGTTCAAGTCAAGGTTTCTTCTGTTAATGGGGCAGATTCGATGCGTTGTTTCTTATATGTTTTTTATACGTCTCCCGCAGGATTGCTCCTCTCGTACAGAGCAGTACATATCTCAAACGAAATCTGGAAGTCATACCTTTGATCCATATTCTCTAATGCTTAGCTTCTGCTCCACAGGTTTTTCGATCACTTCAGTTATCGAAAAAGCTGCTGGTTGTCCTGCTGTGCTTAGTGGCTTGTGCAGACGCCCGCTGATTAGCAGATCCAGAATTCAATACCCTGATTTGGGTTGCCGCAGTGTGTGAAATGCATGAGCACTTGTGCTCTGAGAATGAGAAAGAACTTCAGAGGCAGCTCTGCGCAACGACAATTTTGACCAATTTTCCTTATAAAGCAAAATTCGCCAGAATTATTACATAGCCGCCAGGCATCCAATCGTACGCTGCCATGTGGCTCCTTGAGAAATTTTACACTCAAAGAAACTGTCAGTTAGTGAGAGTGAGGGATCAGTTCTTGGCATAGAAATGATTTAAAGAACTCACCTATAACCAGCGGCCTCATGAACGCTCCCACAGCTGTCACTGATGCTACGAAACCGTAAGCGATGGGGAGGTTCCGTACACCAACGTCCCATGCAATAGTTTGTGACATGGCAACCATTACGTAGCCAACCGGAAGTCCCAGGCTTACAACGAGAATCCAGAATACAACATCACTTTGGGCATGTGGCATCGTCGTGCCGATAATGGCCATGAGGAAGTAAGATAGCGTCATGACGCCAAGGGGAGATGCAATCTTGTAATCGGTGATTAGTGGTACCAGCAGTCGTCCCGCCATATCGGTCACGGAGAAGAATGTGAGAACGTGCGCAGCATCTACTCTGCTAATCCCGTTGTCCACTGCACAGTCAACGGCCACAGCCAGAAACGTATCcaagaagaaacagaaagagaagtaGCTGAACATATGCGCATAAAACCGCCGCGTAGACAGAACATCCTTAGCGCTACGCAGGAGTGAGCGTGTTCGACGTTCCTTCACTGAATGTCGCAAATCACGTGCTTCCTCGAATGATTTGACTGTACAACAGCAATGATCACTCTTCAAAGGAATTGTCTCATCTTCCATGCCTTCCGTACCTTTCTCCGGGGGTTCAATAGTCCCCGTAAAATTCAGCATCGTATTCTTTATTGATGTCGTTTTGATGCTGTCTATGGTGCGCTGCATAACCCTCAGAGATACATTTTCCATAGAAATTTTTCCTGTGCTCTATGAAGCTTCGGTGAGCTCAGATTATCTTGGAAAATTTCTTCAAAGCGCTCTTTGTTACACGGGCAGGTCACACAGGAAACAACGCGATTCGCGGCCCCTACTGACGTATGCTACAGCAATTTTGCTTTCCTTATACCTCTTCCAAGACAGTCGTTTTCTCTTTTCGCATACGTAACGCGTGTGTCTAAGGCCTTCAACATGTCTGGTCTCCTGAGTGATTCCCTTAAAGAAGGTTTTTTCATTATTAAGAGTCGCGGATAGTGGATACCTTGACAGCCTGATTATTGTCGACCTCTTTGTTGAAGTAAACAAAATGTCGTTATCACGCACAGAGTCGTCCCTCTCGTCGCTTCTGCCGAGTAGAGGTTGCAAAGTCGTTGCTATGCAACCAGAATGGTCACCTGCTTCTTTTCCCTGTTGATCGTCTGCATCACTGCTTCCTTTCCTGGAGACTTTAGATGTTTTGGAGCACTCTTCCCGCATCCACGGCGGCTTACGGAAAAATAGGCTGATTGGTCCAATATTTAACAACAGTGCTCCCACTAGGGCGAACGTTCCGTGTAGGCCGTACTCAGCGAGACAGTAATCGAAAATTTTCGGGAATATGAAGGAAGCTGCAGGTGCACCAGCCATGTTGATACCGAGGGCCGTGCCGCGTCTCCTCTCGAAGTACTCGTTCACAGCGACAATAACGCAAGACAGCAGGATTCCATGTCCGGAGCCTGCAAGCGAACATGAAATTATATATCTGCGTGAGTACCCTAACTACTCCAAGGTTTCCAATATGCATTTGTGTCTTATTTGTGCCGATTACATGTTCCAGAGTCAATTGCCAGTGCACCGATTCCAGAAGTATTACAGCACCGAAAAGGCGAGTCACCGAAATCTTCAAAGATAGCGAGGGataactcggggggggggggcataatgTACTAAGTATATGCTAAGTGATTCGACATTACAATTAGCTCACAAGATGAACCAAATGTGGATTAAGGTGAATCAAGAACATTCAAGTTGGAACTAAGGTGTATTAGAGGTTAATCACATATCAATTAATTCTGAGTAGCATCAACTATGAATTAACGGCGAACCAACAGATAAAGTTAATTAAGGCAAATCGAGTGCTAAAGCAAATTAAAGTGAAATAAATGTCAATCATACAATACCTAACACCTCCGCGACCAAATCTCAGCATGTAGGATCAGTTGGGGTGTATAGGCGACGGCCGAAAGAGAAGCAATAGGAAGTTACAGTGCTATGAACTGCCAACGTGCGAAGTAATTGAATTAATGTCTCGTGAGAGCAATCTTTCCCGTGTCCTCTCTTAAGGTAAAAAAGCTGTAAACTTTTCCTAATCAGGTATGACCTTGCGCAAAGGTCATCCTAAGCGTAATATATTCTATAATAAATATGCAGCACTCtaacaaaagacaaaaaaaacgaGTATGCGTTGCTCCTCTTGGTGATTCCTGACTTTACACGTATATCATTCTGCTTAAAGAGCCACGTGAACTCCCATTTGGGTCTCGCGACTCTCCGACGCGAGTATGGACGGTTGCCAAAGAAAGTGCATGTGTATCCTTGAAGAGAggcatatacgtggcaagtcaggacggATAAAATGCGAAGAAAAATACTTTTTTCTTAGAGTTCGCGTGTTCCTCCACTCCTTAGTGCTTCCCACACTACGGAAGAGAAATTTATAGATCATCAAAAAGGCTTAATCACCCCCTCTCACCAAGATTTTGCATCCGGTTATCAATTCGCGTTTTGAATGTGCAGTAACACCATTTCTTTGAGAGTAAAACAAAGCCCGCCTGACTTCTGTTCATTTCGAACGGCGAAATGAATCGTACCTGTGACCACGCCCACGGATACAACGAGGAATGGTATTCCAGTAGCAAACGCTGACGCAAGACAGCCTGCTGACATGAGAAGGCTGCCGAGCCCGACGCTGATCCTCATACCGAATGAATGTATCAGGGCTCCGGCCGCGAGACCTGCACAAATTGGGAAAAGGAAAAATTGAACATGACGACATAGATGTCCAATTTGGATCTATCAAAATTGGGCATCACAACGTGGACATCAGAACGTTGATTAGCTCTTTATTTCAATAATGAGACGTTTAAATAAGGATATTTCCTATGATTGACCagcgggttttcttttttttttgtttcttttttattcataTTGCACACTCCTCTAATCGCCAAAGTATTCTAGTCGCGAACATATTCTGGTTTCCCGTAGCTGCAGATGTCTTGTGCCCAAGCGGGCTCACAGTTATGAAATACCTTTGACTCACCGAAACCAATGGCCCGCTAAGGTTCCCAGTTCACTAAACCTTGCTGTAGTGAACTGAGCACATGTTTCAATTTTTTGTTTGCTGCCAAATACGCAGGGCAAACGCAAAACCACAGTGACAGCCTTATCTCGCAGCATCAGTGCTGCAGGCTTGGAAGTGTTTCGTTCACGTATTGATTGAATCGATTGGGCATGCGCGTTTGAGCAAATAAACGTCAATGCAGCGTACGGGGTAATTTTGAGAAATTTATAAGGTGATATAATTAGGCATTTCCAATGACCTTGCGAAATCGAAAACCCAAAGCGCAAGGCAGCCGTGGATTGATGGAAGGCTACTGAAGactagtatttatttatttgatttgcatataTAGATACACAaaaacacagagaaaagagggagagagcaagctggcaactgccaccaagaggggcacaacgcctgcctgctctttcgcgAGGaggcagaggaaaggaagttaggaggagaaaaaagaggaaaggagacggaaagtaaagaaaaaaattgacgaagacttggacaaaaataggtaaacacacacacacacacacacacacacacacacacacacacacacacacacacacacacacacacacacacacacacacaaacgaaacgcttataaacgggtggccagaccagtttggtccataaaggtcaagcagagctcgatggccctggtcgcgtcgagatacacaacctcttggaaagaggtaatcgtcagtggtcgcgcatttaaatccgaggaatttatatt harbors:
- the LOC119392009 gene encoding monocarboxylate transporter 5-like — protein: MAPRSTLPNASEIGPDGCRSWFIAALCFLVNLLFSSFFRCGGLFFTSMMSTYQATRAQAAMPLGAYCGFVNLSGLAAGALIHSFGMRISVGLGSLLMSAGCLASAFATGIPFLVVSVGVVTGSGHGILLSCVIVAVNEYFERRRGTALGINMAGAPAASFIFPKIFDYCLAEYGLHGTFALVGALLLNIGPISLFFRKPPWMREECSKTSKVSRKGSSDADDQQGKEAGDHSGCIATTLQPLLGRSDERDDSVRDNDILFTSTKRSTIIRLSRVMQRTIDSIKTTSIKNTMLNFTGTIEPPEKGTEGMEDETIPLKSDHCCCTVKSFEEARDLRHSVKERRTRSLLRSAKDVLSTRRFYAHMFSYFSFCFFLDTFLAVAVDCAVDNGISRVDAAHVLTFFSVTDMAGRLLVPLITDYKIASPLGVMTLSYFLMAIIGTTMPHAQSDVVFWILVVSLGLPVGYVMVAMSQTIAWDVGVRNLPIAYGFVASVTAVGAFMRPLVIGYFRDANGSYGGLFHFMGGMVCTSVLLTGWLWASSRRKINCSARLCRSPERRV